A stretch of Mesoplodon densirostris isolate mMesDen1 chromosome 7, mMesDen1 primary haplotype, whole genome shotgun sequence DNA encodes these proteins:
- the LOC132494116 gene encoding olfactory receptor 5AP2-like, with the protein MDGWSLLNHSDRGTTVKNCTRITWFLLLGLTEQAGLKGILFALFLFIYSVTLTGSLAMITLIHADPQLRTPMYFLLSILSIIDSSFSMLNTPRLLESFLTSGQSTSFAGCLVQMTLMTLHGTAECLLLAIMAYDQFAAIYHPLLYHIGMSQHLCVQLVAATYMASVANSALLTGYIFKPFYCGPNIINHYVCDVPLVLQLAVSYAYILVTIFRMCSLKAQSKALSTCASHLAVICLFYGTITFMYAQPSSHSSMEQNKVMSVFYTVIIPRLNPLIYSLRNKDVKPALKRRCLDMLPS; encoded by the exons ATGGATGGATGGTCTCTGCTCAACCACAG TGACAGGGGCACCACAGTGAAGAACTGCACCCGCATCACCTGGTTCCTCCTGCTGGGGCTCACAGAGCAGGCAGGGCTCAAGGGCATCCTCTTTGCACTCTTCCTGTTCATCTACTCAGTTACCCTCACAGGCAGCCTGGCCATGATCACCCTGATCCACGCAGACCCGCAGCTCCGCACGCCCATGTACTTCTTGCTGAGTATCCTCTCTATCATAGACTCCTCCTTCTCCATGTTAAACACCCCCAGGCTGCTGGAGAGCTTCCTCACCTCAGGCCAGTCCACCTCCTTTGCAGGCTGCTTGGTCCAGATGACCCTCATGACTCTCCACGGTACTGCTGAGTGTCTGCTCCTGGCCATTATGGCATATGACCAATTTGCTGCCATCTACCACCCTCTCCTCTACCACATCGGCATGTCCCAACATCTGTGTGTCCAACTGGTGGCAGCCACCTATATGGCTTCTGTTGCCAATTCAGCTTTACTGACTGGGTACATCTTCAAGCCGTTCTACTGTGGCCCCAATATCATTAACCACTATGTCTGTGACGTCCCCCTTGTGCTCCAACTTGC GGTCTCTTATGCCTACATCCTGGTGACTATCTTCAGGATGTGTTCCCTCAAGGCTCAGAGCAAAGCACTCTCCACCTGTGCCTCCCACCTCGCAGTCATCTGCCTCTTCTACGGTACCATCACCTTCATGTATGCTCAGCCAAGCTCTCACAGTTCCATGGAACAGAACAAGGTCATGTCTGTCTTCTACACAGTGATCATCCCCAGGCTGAACCCGCTGATCTACAGCCTGAGGAATAAAGATGTGAAGCCTGCTCTAAAAAGGAGATGCCTTGACATGCTGCCTTCCTAA